DNA sequence from the Phoenix dactylifera cultivar Barhee BC4 chromosome 13, palm_55x_up_171113_PBpolish2nd_filt_p, whole genome shotgun sequence genome:
aatttttccatgtttctcatgaaaaagacttttccatgaaatatgggaatcatattcccataggaatacaacttttccatctctctcctttgaaaactccaaccaaataagaggcatctcattatttttccgttgaccacactttccccccttcttttcccacgaaccaaatgagcccttgAATGCCATTGCCTGAAAGAATGCAGCTGGATTTCCAATTGCCTAagttttcttggaattaatagGAATTCTTGCATTTTGCCTACTCTGAGAAGTACTGGATGGGACCACAATGTAACAGGGAATATAAATTTTCAGAACAGCTCGTATAGCATTCATTTTTTCAAAATGTGCAAGCATGCGACTGATCTTCCAAGAAGTTCCtgttttgggtttgaggtggagtAATAAAGGGTCAAGTCTAAGTGTGACCGGTATAACAATAATGAGACGTTGTTGGGTTACAAATTTTTGATTCATGGACCATGCATGTCTAAAAATTTCGATCTAAGATAATCATAGTGAGGATGGTTTTTATCATGTTGGTTGCTTTTGAGTCTTAATAGATGTGGACAAGTGATGGCTGAAACACATGTTTACATGGTGGCTTAGCAACTGGTTGCTCTCTTCATCCGGAGTTACACAATGCACAAGTTAATGAATCTCTAATTTACTAGAATGTATATCCCTATGGAGCCAAGCCGGAACTGCTCCATGTTGGGGCCATGGACTCCTTATCCTCGGAGCCAAGCCCAACGAGTGAATCCTGCCACGTATACTTTGAAACCCCCCTCCATGCATGACTGCTGGGCTCCGCGATTCGTGTCTGAAACCCGATCCCCAGTGGATAACTTCTGCATAGCTTCTCAAATCCGGTTTCGTACCTCGTAACGCACCTCCGTGCCGGGACCGGTGCCGGTGCCGGTGCCGCATTTACTTGCCACCCTCCTCCGTACCGTATCTCGAGTTCGCGAATcgcaaaataataattaaattggcGAATAAAGTAAGACCGAGATCCAGAGCGAAGGTGATACGAAGCTAGCTCGCCTCCAGAATATATTCGGTAGGACGTGGATTCGCTGCCGAATCCATCTCTCCGTTTCATCCAGCCGAATCCATCTCTCCGTTTCATCCAACCAAATCGACCGAGACGgattcttttttatcttttggcgGTACATGGCGATATGTTATTGCATGGATTTGGTGCATTAAATCCAGGTGATCCACCGAATCCTAAGGATACTGAAGTCGACGTAAAAATTTAGCCGTCAAGCGTCGTCGCAAATTTCCAACTAAATTAAGAGATATCATTCCGTCCCCCCCCGAAAGGCCGCCCTCCGCGCcagagaaagggagaggaagTGATGGAAGGGATCACTCATCGGACGGTGGCGGTGAACGGGATCAACATGCACATAgcggagaagggggagggcccGATGGTGCTCTTCGTCCACGGCTTCCCGGAGCTCTGGTACTCGTGGCGGCACCAGATGGTCGCCCTCGCCGGCCGCGGCTACCGTGCCGTCGCCCCCGACCTCCGCGGCTACGGCGACACCGACGCCCCGCCCTCCGCCACCGACTACACCATCTTCCACCTCGTTGGCGATCTCGTCGCCCTCCTCGACGCCCTCGCCCTAGACCAGGTAACtggtgcccccccccccccccccccccacttctctctctctatatcttTATAATTATTTCTACTAATTGTTACTAATCCTTGAGATATCGACCGTATGGAAATCTGGAAGGTGTTTGTGGTGGGGCATGACTGGGGGGCGGTGGTGGCGTGGTGGCTCTGCATGCTGCGGCCGGACAGGGTGCGGGCGCTGGTCAACATGAGCGTCGCCTTCAGCCCCCGGAATCCGGCTCGTCGGCCTGTCGACTCGCTCAGAGCTTTATTTGGAGACGACCACTACATCTGCCGCttccaggtatatatatatctatatcatCGATTTTTGATTGAATTGTGACTCGTCACTAATTGTTGGCTCCCCGTCAACCCAAATTGATGATTACGCCCTGAGTTATTTATGGTTGATGTTTCATTATGAGCTGCTTATGGAACCATGTTTTCAATCATGTTATGGTGAATTCATCAACAAATGATAGACAGATCAGGTAATTTGGGATTTAAGGAATTACATGTGTGCGTAATCTGGATCATGGAGAAAGTTTTTAGAATAAAATGATTCATCCAACCTGAGGAATAATAGCTTGTGACTGCAGAGTATTAGGTTAGGAATCAAGATTTCAGCTTACGGACCACAGTAGAGTTAATCTAGCAGcaatttttattcttattaacATCTTTATGGAGTTTTGGGACACTGATTTTTTGTGTCAGTGATTCTTCTGCTTAAAAAAGAATTAGTATGCCTGCGTCTCACGTCACAAACATGATCACAACATTTCTTGGGGGCAAAAAGGATTTCTGTTTTAGTTATTATTGTTCTGAAGTACGTATGTTCATGTTTTACTTTAGGATCCTCTGACTGATTTAAGAATTGAACATATGGTTCTCCTCATCCAATAATCCTGATCCAGGCTTTACAATTCATTCATGGATCTACcggatatatttttaatttctggtATCTACTTACTAGAAAAATATCAATTAAATGAAACATGCCCTCATATGAATATAAAGTTTGCATCTcttcatttgaattcatttcatttttttcaaagaaataaTTGGAAGCTGTTACATATTAAATCGAAGTTGAATTTATGCATATAACCATTAATCCTTcgcttatttttttaaaaacaagcCATTTGATTCCTTTTTCCAAAGGCATCTACGCCCATTATCAGTTCGTTTGGTTACCTTTGTTACTCAAAACTGGTACTAGACATTCTGCAGCTTAAGTTTTAAAATTGTTACATATTTGAACTATGGTAAGTTCATCAAAACTTAATTTTGTTGCACATCATATTTCTTTTCTACAGTAAAATTGGGTGATGTTTGATATCCTATTCACAGTAAGGCTTTGCAGATTTACCGGTTGCATCATTTTCTGCCTGTCTGACAAAAATGTTGCATGATCGTACGGCAGGAACCTGGAGCAGTAGAAGCTGAATTTGCTCGTATTAGTACTGCATTGCTACTTAAGAAGTTCTTAGCATATCGCAAGCCAGAAGCACTCCTTGTTTCTAAGGAAAAAGGATTTGGAGGTTCCCCTGATACTGAAATCACCTTGCCTTCATGGTTGACAGAAGAAGATGTAAACTATTACACTAGCAAATTTGAGAAGTCAGGATTTACTGGAGGATTAAACTACTATCGGTGTCTGAACTTGTATGTCACTACAACTTAGTCTACTTGAAAAGGCAGGATATCTTATGATTGAGCTGCATGACATACATATAAAGACTAAATTATTGCATAATTGTATGACATGCTAGGAAAGAGGAATGTTATTTCACTGTGTTTAATCTAAAAGAAATAGATTATATTATAGACACTTGACATTTTTCCCTGGTAATGCGACCTTACCTGTGCAACTTCTCattattttcatttataacCTTGTCATGAAAAATATCTGGTTTAATTGATACTGTTGAACTAGTGGATAATTTTGTGTAAGTCGGAGGTTTTCTAATGGCTGAATTCATGTTTTACCACAGCATCTTTATTCAACCTAATAGTGTTTTATTAGATCAACCCTTTATATTTTGTTCTTGGGATTTCAAGGCATTGCAGACATTTTTTGTTGATCTGAATTGTATTGGATTGGATTCTGTTTGAACTTTGCAGCTAAACTTAAGGTAAAACATCTTTTAACAATGCACTCTCAGAACCATCATTAATCATTTTCCAAACAAGCCTTTTGATTTACATTCCATTAGAGAAGACCATGGAATCGAGAAATCTAATGACAGTAATAAAGGTCAATTAGTAAACTCAAATTTATTTCAACTATAACTGTAGCACTGTTTGCTACAAAAAGTTCTAGTCGCCATtcctctatttttatttattttgaaattctaTCATTCGATGACTTCATCATTAATGTGCAGGAACTGGGAGCTCACAGCACCTTGGACTGGTGTCCAAATAAAAGTACCTGTGAAGTTTATTGTGGGGGACCTGGACCTAACGTACCATACCCCGGGGATCCAAGACTATTTACACAAGGGAGGTTTCAAAAGAGATGTTCCATTTCTTCATGATGTTGTTGTGATGCAAGGAGTGGGCCATTTCCTCAACCAGGAAAAGCCACATGAGATCTCTGATCATATATATGAGTTCATTCAAAAGTTCTGATGTTCAAAGGCCACGCTTGTTGTCCTGTGTTTTGCTTGAATCAAATTTGTGGAACCTGAAAGTTATTTGGCCTAATTGGTTCTGTAATTGTGGCTTACTTTTATGTTCCAATTTGGTACTCAATCCGACGTGCATGGAGTTTACCGAGATCTGTCGAAACAtgagaaattctattgctaatG
Encoded proteins:
- the LOC103707223 gene encoding epoxide hydrolase A-like; this encodes MEGITHRTVAVNGINMHIAEKGEGPMVLFVHGFPELWYSWRHQMVALAGRGYRAVAPDLRGYGDTDAPPSATDYTIFHLVGDLVALLDALALDQVFVVGHDWGAVVAWWLCMLRPDRVRALVNMSVAFSPRNPARRPVDSLRALFGDDHYICRFQEPGAVEAEFARISTALLLKKFLAYRKPEALLVSKEKGFGGSPDTEITLPSWLTEEDVNYYTSKFEKSGFTGGLNYYRCLNLNWELTAPWTGVQIKVPVKFIVGDLDLTYHTPGIQDYLHKGGFKRDVPFLHDVVVMQGVGHFLNQEKPHEISDHIYEFIQKF